The sequence below is a genomic window from Salicibibacter cibarius.
AAGCCGCCGGTTTTGAACAAATTGAGATCACGGCTGATTTTACGAAGCAACCCCCGCAAGCAGATAGTGAACGCATTTTCTTTTCGATCAGAAAAACTTGACTTTCGTTGGAGGTGTGGTATCTTTATTTTACACTATCAGAATGTATAAATTGTTCGGATGATAGTATAAGAAAAGACTGTGACTTTCGCCATCGTTGGCGATAAGTCAAGTTTTTCTAAAATCAGTGAACTTCTCTTTCAGAGTGCGTTGATCTTCCGCAAATTTTTCATGTGTCGCCGTGAATAATTCATCGAACACGCCTTCCGTTTGTTTTAAAACCTCGAGCCCGATCCCTGTCACTCCTCCGGGCACTTTTACTTTTTCCTGCAACGTTTGTAAATTGTATAATCGCTTCGAAAATAATGTCCCCATCCCTATGATCATGTCTTCTGCCAGCCGTTCCGCCTGTTTCTCCGTCAGCTCCGTTTTTCGTGCCGCTGCCGAAGTCATTTCCTCTAGCAAATACCCGAAAAATGCAGGTCCACAACTTACGATATCGGAACTGGCGCGGATCGTTTCTTCCGATACAATTTGCGGGGTGCTGAATTGCCCCATCCAGCTTTCAAAGGCTTCCCGTTCTTTTGCCGACCAACCATTTCCGTACGTGATGAGCGATGCTCCCGTGTGGCTTCGGTTCGTAATGCTCGGAACCGCGCGCACGGT
It includes:
- the comER gene encoding late competence protein ComER, with the translated sequence MDIGIIGTGNMGTMLAETLVTSRAVPEERLFVTNRNVQKAERIRQAYTGVNVLPNVSQLAQRCALIFICVRPPQFPAILQTIQPFLHEDDTIVSITSPVTLEQLQSAVTCKTVRAVPSITNRSHTGASLITYGNGWSAKEREAFESWMGQFSTPQIVSEETIRASSDIVSCGPAFFGYLLEEMTSAAARKTELTEKQAERLAEDMIIGMGTLFSKRLYNLQTLQEKVKVPGGVTGIGLEVLKQTEGVFDELFTATHEKFAEDQRTLKEKFTDFRKT